One window of the Triticum dicoccoides isolate Atlit2015 ecotype Zavitan chromosome 3B, WEW_v2.0, whole genome shotgun sequence genome contains the following:
- the LOC119280598 gene encoding cysteine-rich receptor-like protein kinase 10: MAGVLLLVLLVLMPSSATAIGHVCGSGGNYTANSTYHSNLAVLNATLPGNASSSPQLFVNATANANTNGTAGVVRALALCRHDTTNLTACRECVASSFAYAQKMCPNHTAATVYYDYDETNALKPGCLLGFSGDRGFLSTASGTTGNGTFFQYFNTVNIAGNAGVVAAAVRQLLSQTARDAAAAARRFATGFMDGGTTTTLYALAQCTPDLSAGDCLGCLQRLVGSINATNSVRLGGRIFRLRCNVRFEAFMFFDDKNMRRIPSPTSMSPAPAPAPASKRHGVKPWVIALSVAASVALVAICFIAYCLRRLRKKNTKGTQGKRTHEFQEGDEQVWEMETELADFSVFDFNQILEATDNFSEENKLGEGGFGPVYKGRFPDGVEIAVKRLDADSGQGFIEFKNEVELIAKLQHRNLVRLMGCCSQGEEKILVYEYLPNKSLDFFIFDEDRKALLDWDKRIVIIIGTAEGLLYLHKHSRLRVIHRDLKPSNILLDSEMNAKISDFGLAKIFSSNNTDTNTTRKVVGTYGYMAPEYASHGIFSIKSDVFSFGVLTLEIVSGKRNSHECGAFINLLGHAWQLFEEESWSELIDAALVPNIYSTEMMRCINIALLCVQENAVDRPTMLDVIAMLSNKTMILQKPKHPAYFSLSTAGNKAAPTTTKSCSVNDVTISTVTPR, translated from the exons atggcgGGCGTGCTGCTGCTCGTGCTGCTCGTTCTCATGCCATCGTCGGCCACGGCGATCGGCCACGTCTGCGGCAGCGGCGGCAACTACACGGCCAACAGCACCTACCACTCCAACCTCGCCGTGCTCAACGCCACCCTCCCCGGCAACGCCTCCTCCTCCCCGCAGCTCTTCGTCAACGCCACCGCCAACGCAAACACAAACGGGACCGCCGGCGTGGTACGCGCGCTCGCGCTCTGCCGCCACGACACCACAAACCTCACGGCGTGCAGGGAGTGCGTCGCCTCGTCGTTCGCGTACGCGCAGAAGATGTGCCCGAACCACACGGCCGCCACCGTCTACTACGACTACGACGAGACGAACGCCCTGAAGCCAGGGTGCCTCCTCGGCTTCTCCGGCGACCGGGGCTTCCTCAGCACGGCGTCCGGCACCACCGGTAACGGCACCTTCTTCCAGTATTTCAACACGGTGAACATCGCCGGCAACGCTGGCGTCGTCGCTGCGGCCGTCCGCCAGCTCCTCTCGCAGACGGCGCGGGACGCGGCCGCCGCGGCCAGGAGGTTCGCCACAGGGTTCATGGACGGCGGCACCACGACAACACTCTACGCCCTGGCGCAGTGCACGCCGGATCTGTCCGCCGGCGACTGCCTGGGGTGCCTCCAGCGGCTCGTGGGCTCGATCAACGCCACCAACTCCGTGCGCCTCGGTGGCCGGATCTTCCGGCTCCGCTGCAACGTCAGGTTCGAGGCCTTCATGTTCTTCGACGACAAGAACATGCGGCGGATTCCATCTCCGACATCCATGTCTCCGGCGCCGGCCCCGGCGCCGGCAAGCAAGA GACATGGAGTCAAACCTTGGGTAATTGCCTTATCGGTGGCTGCTTCTGTTGCACTGGTTGCAATCTGTTTCATCGCCTACTGTCTTCGGCGGCTTAGAAAAAAGAACACAAAAG GTACACAAGGAAAGCGTACTCACGAGTTTCAAGAAGGCGATGAACAAGTTTGGGAAATGGAAACAGAGTTGGCCGATTTTTCAGTATTTGACTTTAATCAGATATTAGAGGCTACAGATAACTTTTCCGAAGAAAACAAACTTGGCGAAGGTGGATTTGGCCCTGTTTATAAG GGCCGCTTTCCTGATGGAGTGGAGATAGCAGTTAAGAGACTTGATGCGGATTCAGGACAAGGTTTCATAGAGTTCAAAAATGAAGTTGAGCTCATAGCCAAACTGCAACACAGGAATTTGGTTAGGCTCATGGGATGTTGCTCTCAAGGAGAGGAGAAAATACTCGTCTACGAATACTTGCCAAACAAAAGCTTGGACTTCTTTATCTTTG ATGAAGATAGAAAAGCTCTATTGGACTGGGATAAACGTATTGTGATAATTATAGGAACAGCAGAAGGACTTCTTTACCTACATAAGCACTCTAGGTTGCGTGTTATACATCGAGATCTTAAACCAAGCAACATTCTCTTGGATAGCGAAATGAATGCTAAAATATCAGATTTTGGTTTAGCAAAAATATTCAGCTCAAATAACACCGACACAAATACTACAAGAAAAGTGGTTGGTACATA TGGCTACATGGCACCTGAGTATGCATCCCACGgcattttttctatcaaatcggatgTATTCAGCTTTGGTGTTTTAACTCTCGAGATCGTTAGCGGGAAGAGGAATTCCCATGAATGTGGAGCTTTCATCAACCTCCTTGGACAT GCTTGGCAATTATTTGAAGAGGAAAGCTGGAGCGAACTCATTGATGCAGCATTGGTTCCCAACATTTATTCGACAGAAATGATGAGGTGCATTAACATTGCACTGTTGTGTGTACAAGAGAATGCAGTTGATCGACCAACCATGTTGGATGTAATTGCAATGCTAAGCAACAAGACCATGATCTTACAAAAGCCTAAGCATCCAGCATATTTCAGCTTAAGCACtgcagggaacaaagcagcacccaCTACTACAAAGTCTTGTAGTGTTAATGATGTGACTATATCTACGGTGACGCCTAGATAG